The following is a genomic window from Carassius gibelio isolate Cgi1373 ecotype wild population from Czech Republic chromosome B20, carGib1.2-hapl.c, whole genome shotgun sequence.
TAACTCCTTTTTCTGCAAGCGTCTCATAACACGAGCACGTCTGATTTCAATCACTTAGTGATGTCACAAAGTGATCTCACTCATTATAATAATCACAGCCCCTTAATCTAAGTTTCCACCCACATTGATTTCAGCACAATAAACTTGATAACCGGCaccaaaacagatgtttttagaCGGCTTGAGCTGTAATGACGCAtctctattctggaaaagggggcggggagcagcagctcatttgcatttaaagagacaggcacGAGGCTGTTTCTGCTTAAACTCAAAATAGCCATTTTCAAAAGGATATTTTGGTTATTTTGAGATGAAACTTTACAGACACATTCAGGGACACCTGAGACTTGTAtaacattgtaaaaatattgGCATAATATGTcttctttaaagggttagttcagaattcatttttgggtgaactatccctttaactgtgaTATTAGAGAGATGATAAATCGATGCAGAATCGATTTCTGGACTGATTCTGAGATCTTCCGAATGCATGAGATTTCTTGATAGTTTTGTATTTGAATGGTTTCATTTGAGAGTAAatatttcactctctctctctctatgtctgtAAGGCAAGTATACAGATAGTCAGCTATACagctttaataatattttacaatttaataatatattttattgtgtttttatcaaataaatgatgcCTTAGTGCACAGAAgagattaatataaaaaaatatatatataaaataaaaatctcattgACCCCAAACCTTTCTTTAAATGTTAAAGCATCTCTTACCTGAGTGGCTTCTTCTTCTACGGTCTTCTTTAGCATCCTGACATCCTCAATGATCTGGTCTGTCTCCATGTCCATCGGACTGCTGAGGCTGCTGGAGTCGATGTGCATCACAAACTAAAGCAGAAAAAGTCATTATCAAAACCTCTGAAATACTATTGAATACATGCAtccattttaaataaagacaaatgCACAGTTTCCAATAACTACAGCAGTCAGGCATGTCAATTGTCAAACAATTCAACTTGTTTGTGAAATAAAACTGATAGTGATAGTTGAAATGATCGTGACAATATATTGATCTGAATACATGACTAAAGTGAATGTGCTGGAGAAGACGAGCTCTGAGTAATGCTGCGGTGTCAGAGACGCTCACCTGTGGGTTTGATTTGGCCAGATTCTCAATCTTTATCCATGCCTCCTCACGCTCTTTCCACTTGGCCTTTTCTCTAAagttcagagagaaagaaagagtttATCGAGGACATGACTCAAaatctgagtgagtgtgtgtgtgtgttagagagtgtgtgtgtgagtgtgcatgtgattgagtgtgtgtgtgcgctagagtgtgtgtgtgtgtgtgagtgactgtgtTAGAGAGTGTTTGTGCATGTGAGTATGtgttagagagagtgtgtgtgtgtgtgtgtgtgtgtgtgtgtgtgtgtgtgagagagagagagagagagagtgtgctcttgtttgtgtatcatatcaggactcaactctgtataatgacatgggtatgacacaggtattacaaggagagggtgacttatgaggacataacccatgtccccatttttcaaaacacttataaatcatacagaatgagtttttttgagaaagtaaaaatgcacaaagtttcctgtgagggttagggttaggtgtagggttggtgaaggacgatagaatatacagtttctacagaataaaaaccattacacctatgggatgaacacactttacacaaaaacaaacgtgtgtgtgtgtgtgtgtgtgagagtgagtgcgtgtgtgtgtgtgtgtgtgtgtgaaagagcttCCTACTTGTTCTTCTCGGCCCTGAACTGCTGTGTGCAGTCGTCAAACAGCTTCTGATTCATCTCCATGAAGAGCTTCAGAGCGTTATAGATCAGCCCATGGATCGTCCTGgagacaggaagaggaagtgacatcagaAACATCAAAAGACTCTTCATCTGAACAGTGTGGATGGACTGAAACGCTTTTAAAGTGAAGGAGCCATACCATTTAGAGACTTatagataataaataaaatgttcaaatctaCCGTGTAAAGCACAGGCAGCCAGAATAAGGATTGTACAACTGGAGTGATACGATTTCAATTtctttagattttatatataaatatatcaaaataaaggcTTGTAAACAGTGGCTCACTTGTTCCAGTGGGTTTTGGAGTTTCGGTACAGTGAGGGGAACATGATGGGCAGGATCCTGGCAGCGTTATCGCTGATTAAACTCATGATGTACTCGTTATTCCAGTAGTAGAGCGCTCGCTCTGCGACCTGAGGACGACAGGAGTGTGATTACAGTTAGACAGGGACTCCTTCATGAGCTCGAGCTGCTTCTGTGTGTCCAGCAGACCTGGAAGTGTGGACTGGAGACACATTTGGCCAGCTGTCTGAAGAGCGGCTCCATCACTTTAACAAACTCTGACGGCTCGATGACGTCCAGGATCTCTTCCAGCTCGTTCAGAAACATCACTTCCTTCGGACTGTGAGTCTTTGGCCAGTATTTGAGAAGAGCCATCACCACCTGAAACCAAcaaaacactcctcacacactaCACCAGCGGCCAACAGCTCGGCATAATTACCATTTTAAGCCTCTTCTGctaaccaaagctgcatttatttgctttttaaaaaactgaaacagctgttttctatgtgaatgtgttaaaataatttatttctgtgatgcacagctgtattttcagcatcattactccagtcttcagtgtaacatgatctgcagaaatcattttaatatgctgatttactgctcaagaaatatttctgattattatcaatgttgaacacagtttatatttttgtggtgctgtgatgcattttatttttctggattcaaaaatgaatagaaagttcaaaagaacagcatttattcgaaatagaaatctgttgtcacattataaatgacttcactgtcacttttcatcaatttaatgcttcaataaaaataaaaaaaaataaaaattcacaataaaaaagttaaatggtGCAAGTCTAAAACTCATGCATAGatcaaaataatagtaataaaaataataactaaaaaaaattttGTCATGCAAATTAACTTTTAAGTGTCAGCCTAAAGCTCAATATATAGTGAATATAGTTATAGTTACTAGTAACTTCTCACAAATAGTAATTGAGTTACTGAgttaaattcttacatttaatcagtcAATTAGAATAACTAAATTTATCCTAgagttacaaatgcatgaataatatcttggtattttaaacatgaaacattgtatactgatatttacaattatttgaaaaatgaaatGATGCTTCACATGTGAAATGAAAACCGTGTAAGTGTAAGAACACTGCTAGGACGCATCGCCAAAAATAAGCATATGCCTTTTCAGCAGGAATAACAGAAAATAAGCATATTCTGATAAAGAACAGAAGAGAAAACAGCTTTGTGAGAGCAGAgagcagagagagtgagagcagagagagagagagcacagagagtgagcagagagagcacagagagtgagagcagagagagagagagcacagagagtgagcagagagagcacagagagtgagagcagagagagagcacagagagtgagagcagagagtgagcagcagagagagcacagagagagagagcacagagagtgagagcacagagagtgagcagagagagcacagagagtgagagcagagagagagcacagagagagagagcacagagagtgagcagagagagcacagagagtgagagcagagagagagcacagagagtgagagcagagagtgagcagcagagagagcacagagagagagagcacagagagtgagagcacagagagtgagcagagagagcacagagagtgagagcagagagagagcacagagagagagagcacagagagtgagcagagagagcacagagagtgagagcagagagagagcacagagagtgagagcagagagtgagcagcagagagagcacagagagagagagcacagagagtgagagcagagagagagcacagagagtgagagcagagagtgagcagcagagacagcacagagagtgagagcagagagagcacagagtgagagcagagagagagagaacacagagagtgagcagcagagagagcacagagagtgagagagcagagagagtgagagcagagagagagagagcacagagagagagcacagagagagagagcagagagagagagagcacagagagtgagagcagagagagtgagagcagagagtgagcagcagagagagcacagagagtgagcagagagagcacagagagtgagagcagagagagtacagagagtgagagcagagagagagagaacacagagAGTGAGCAGCAGAGAGAGCACCGAGagtgagcagagagagcacagagagtgagagcagagagagcagagagagtgagagcagagagagagagagcacagagagtgagcagagagagcacagagagtgagagcagagagagagcacagagagtgagagcagagagtgagcagagagagtgagagcagagagagagagcacagagagtgagcagagagagcacagagagtgagagcagagagagagcacagagagtgagagcagagagtgagcagcagagagagcacagagagtgagagcagagagagagcacagagagtgagagcagagagtgagcagcagagagagcacagagagtgagagcagagagagcacagagagtgagagcagagagagcacagagagtgagagcagagagagcagagtgagagcagagagagagagaacacagagtgagcagcagagagagcacagagagtgagcagagagagcacagagagtgagagcagagagagcagagagagtgagagcagagagagagagagcacagagagagagagcagagagagagagagagcacagagagtgagagcagagagagtgagagcagagagtgagcagcagagagagcacagagagtgagcagagagagcacagaaagtgagagcagagagagagagcacagagagtgagcagcagagagagcacagagagtgagagcagagagagcacagagagtgagagcagagagagagagagagagcacagagagtgagagcagagagtgagcagcagagagagcacagagagtgagagcagagagtgagagcagagagagtgagcagcagagagagtacagagagtgagagcagagagagcgagagcagagagagcacagagtgagcagcagagagagcacagagagtgagagcagagagagtaCAGAGagtgagcagagagagcacagagagtgagagcagagagagagagagcagagagtgagcagcagagagagcacagagagtgagagcagagagagcagaaAGAGTGAGGAgcagagagtgagagcagagagagtgagcagcagagagagtacagagagtgagagcagagagagagcgagagcagagagagcacagagtgagcagcagagagagcacagagagtgagagcagagagagagagagcagagagagagcagagagtgagcagcagagagagcagaAAGAGTGAGGAgcagagagtgagagcagagagagtgagagcagaaagagtgagcagcagagagagtacagagagtgagagcagagagagagcgagagcagagagagcacagagagtgagcagcagagagagcacagagagtgagagcacagagagcacagagagtgagagcagagagagcacagagagtgagagcagagagagcacagagagtgagagcagagagagagagcacagagagtgagagcagagagagcacagagagtgagcagagagagcacagagagtgagCAGCAGAGAGCAGAGAGTGAGAGCAGAAAGAGTGAGGAgcagagagtgagagcagagagtgagagcagagagagagcgagagcagagagagcacagagtgagcagcagagagagcacagagagtgagagcagagagagcacagagagagagagagcacagagagtgagagcagagagagcacagagagagagagagcacagagagtgagagcagaaAGAGTGAGGAGCAGAGAGTGAGAGCAGAaagagtgagagcagagagaggaaagagagtgagagcagagagagcagagagtgagagcagagagaggaaagagagtgagagcagagagagcacagagagtgagagcagagagagcagagagagtgagagcagagagagtacagagagtgagagcagagagagcacagagagtgagagcagagagagcagagagagtgagagcagagagagcagagagtgagagcagagagagcagagagtgagagcagagagagcagagagagtgagagcagagagagtaagagcagagagagcagagagagtaagagcagagagagcagagagagtgagagcagagagagcagagagagtgagagcagagagagtacagagagtgagagcagagagagagagagcagagagagcagagagagtgagagcagagagagcacagagagtgagagcagagagagcacagagattGGGCAGCAGAGAGTGAGCAGCAGGTGGCGCTGAGACGCACCGGTTCTGTGAGTGTGCTGTCCTTCTCCAGAAACTGAACCACACAGTATGCCAACTGAAGGACCAGAAACAACAACATCAGCCAATCATTcacaatgcacaaaaacacaatgtCATTAATATAATGCATATGCACGTTAAATTTTTGATCTAGTTAGATTTTCCTGAAGGAGAATCTAATATGGAAAGAATATGGAATATACATGTAAAAAAGTTTtctatacattatttatatatttaaataagtgtctttatttacatttactttctatagttaaactgttttaattatatgaatgattacaaaatttataatataaaataaactcaTACCATGTATAAcatatgtacattatgaatatatatattcatatacacacatattaagAATTTTGCTGAATGTTAATTCTGCATTCAAATGAATCTTAATCAAACTGCAGAAGTGTTATTTTGATTAGGTAAAACAAATGGCAGCTTACTAGCGcaataaagtacaataaaaacaataaaaaccatgactttttaaaataataataaaaaaaaaacggagatagtttttgcttaaaactcttcaaatatacacacacacacacacacacacacacacacacacacacagatatatatatatatatagatagatagataataaaaaaatattaatgtggaAGGGAGTAGATTTCGTCAACAATTacttgaaaaacaaaatatttgtactTTAATTCTGCACAAATAACTTTATGATCTCATAAAGCAAAATTTTCATTCAGAAAAATGGTAATTACAAAATACAAGAGTAAAACATCTGCATTTATTACAATGATGAGCATTTTagagaataaaaaatgtaagaaatcatcaaataaataatgtcCTATGTTAAAAGATTTACTCTTAATTATCTGAAAAagggagtgtgtgtgtattatacatacatatatattatatatatattatatatgcttAATTAGAATGAAACAAACATGGTGTAATAAGTTACAAAGAAAAATGACGTTTTCAACAAACTGTGACACATGAATGGATATAAACTCCAGGTCGTACCTGTGGGTGATAAACACTGAGGGACTTGACTTTATGCAAAGGTAACAACACTTTTAAAAGGAAGATTTTGTGCTCTTCTTTCAGCGGTAAGGCGAAGCCGTTAATGATGCTGGAGGACAAGAGAAAAACAGAGAATAATTACAAAAACTTGATGAATGAGGcttcaaacacagcagaacagagaCAGCAGATCATGAACTATGAAAGACACCAATATCATTACTAAACATTATTATAATGCCAATTCATTAAGCAAATTGGATTTGAGAGCAGAGATAgattttataaacaaaaaatgtttcataCCTTCCTAATATTTCCAGAAGTTCAGCTATTCCGTTATGATGCTCTGTTTCATAGATGAAGCTGTAGAGAGATAAAACATATATTGTGTATCAATTTATATATTGCAGATATTATATATCAAtcaataaaatcataatataaCATCAATTGATCCAGAGCTCCCAGAAATCTAAACTGATTGAGGGCTGTGGGCCAAagataaatgttatattaaaatgaattacatttaaaaaataattcaacatttaaacaactttttttgttttatttttattaaattctttttcaaatgcaaaaaaaaccaaatgttatattaaaatgaagaaaattaaaaaataataataatttgacatttaaacaactgaaattagaaatgtatttaaaaaatttaattgcaaaaaaaataaatttttaaagaaaaatctaaattataaatgAAGATGCTTCAAGGGaacttagttttttttattttccaaatcaaATAAAAGGTTATCGGGGGTCAACTTCGGCAGatattatatgcatttttactcAGAAATGTCATGTTATGAAATTAGTGTGAGgcgattttttttaagttaatttaataaagaaCAAGTCACTAGAATcatattgtatttacatttttaagttgactagttaaaaatctaaaaaaaaataaaaaataaaaaaaaagtcaaatgttcagtaaaaaaaaaacaacaacaaaaaaaaaaactttattgccCTGTACGAGAGTTGAATGCATTGAAAGTCCTGGGTCATATTTTGCAGTCTCACCTATAGAAAATGTTATTAATCTGTTTCCGGATGTACGCTCGGAGACCCAGGAACTTCCCGTAGATGCGGTGGAGGGTCGTCTTCAGGAAGTCACGCTCGCGAGGATCTTCACTGTCAAACAGGTCCAAGAGCTGCGATCAAATCAGATCAGACATGCCTTAAAACGGCTGATCGGACATCAACTGATCCATTTTCTAATGCAAAACTCTCTGGTAATCATGCAAATCATGCAAAAGTGACTTGATGACCCACACAAAACATCTGTTTTCAGAGGACATTAATATTATTGGGATTAAAAAATTAAGGGTATAATAAAGAATTTGTGTATAGCAcacattaatgtattaaaataaagcatgaaaacatacacatttattaaatatattaaataaaacagcatCTGGAGTCCTACCTATgcattttgccattttaatgtTAACGATTAACCGATTTTAATAATTTCTTCAATGTCAAGTGATTGTTAAAAACAGACAACCAAACGAATCAGCCTGAACACATTTCAACACACCTGCATCACAAACTTCTGGTCGATGTATTTCTTGGCTATGTTTGGTTGAAAGTCTGGTGACTCTAAAAACCGCAGGAAAAATTCATAAACGAGCTGtggaaagaaaaatatgtatttgaagGATGCATTTATAAGTCGTTTAGTGGGAAATTATATTGTATACAGATAAGTGCACACATTATTCTCATCTACAGGATGATTTTTACTGTATTGCAATGaaacaatattgtaataaaatgaatTTGTTAACAAGAAAAAGACTGTATAACAAATAATAGCGttatatacacatattatatatacaccATTCAAACGCTTGGGACTGGTGCGTctgaaagaagtcttttctgctcaccaaaactgcatttatttgattcaaagtacagtaaaaattttgaaatattattataatctaaatcatctgttttctgtgtgaatctgtgttaaagtgtaatttatttctgtgatgctccgctgtattttcagcatcattcctccagtcttcagtgtcacatgatcttcagaaatcatttgctgctcaagaaacaatatttttgtggaaactgtgatgcatttttattttccaggaatcacagatgaatagaaagttcaaaagagcagcgtttatttgaaatagaaatcttctgtaacataataaatgtcctcactgtcacttttcatcaatttaatgcagccttgatgaataaaagtattaatttcataataaaagtccaCCTGCAGGTGAGGCCAGGCCGCTTCTAGCGTGGGTTCATCCTCCTCGGGGTCAAACTCTGCTCCGGTTGGGTTGGATGATGGAGGTAACGTCCTAAACATGTTGACTGCAAACTGAAACAAACCCCATAAGATGAAAAACGTGTGTATAGATGCATATCTGGTTACTGAGAACACACTAAAGGAGAACGTTTTGATCAATGAACCGTGCATTCAGCTCGATGATTAATAAAACATGGCAGAACATGCACAAATTAATCAGAAGAGGCGGTTTTAATCCTCCCGATCGCAGCACTTTGAAGTTCTTGCCTTTAATCAtcaaagcgtgtgtgtgtgtgtgtgtgtgtgtgtgtcaggaaatGTGCTCGAGAACATATTATCATGCTTATTTCGTAAGTCCATTTGCACTTGGATAGGCCTCGGCTTCACATCAGCTGTGGGCTCTAATAAATATCAAAGCGGTGTAATAACTGCAGCTGGCAGAAGCACGAGGTCAAGCGCAGGTCAATCGACGCTCTGCTGCTCAACGCAAAGCTGTCGCCCAAAAACTGGACTTTAAAAGGACGGCGAAGCTCACAGATCTGCCGAACGCTCAACACAACCGTGTACGGCTGAGCGACGCACTATCAGCGGTTTATATATTCATATCCACTTCAgtatcagtgtctcatcaatggaagtgaatgggtgccgtcagaatgagagtctgataaaaacatcccaataatccacagcactccagtccatcagtgaacatctggagaagacaaaacctgaaacacatccagcattaagatgattttatctgtgcagatttctctcctgattcagaccagaacactttttcactggaggaagtgttattctggattatagactctatgtgtttgagttaaaatcatcttaatgctggatgtgtttcaggttttgtcttctccagatgttcactgatggactggagtgctgtggattattgggatgtttttatcagactctcattctgacggcacccattcacttccattgatgagacactgatgcagtgctacatttctacaaatgaagttctaagcaatgcatattactaaccaaacattaagttctgatatatttactgtTGGAAACTTACTAAATATCttgatggaacatgatctttacttaatatcctaatgatttttgtcataaaagagaaatgtatcattGTGACTCGTACTGTGTATTTCTACAGATATCCCCCAGAGACTGAAGACTCATGTTTTCTGCTCCGAGACACAGATATatacagtgtttgtgtgtttctctcaCCATGTGCACCACCTCGGGGTAGATGGGCTCGGTGATGACGTTCCTGTTGTGGGTGATGTACTCCACCATCTCGCTGAGCGCCGCACGTTTCACCTCTTTCCATTTCAGGTCACTCAAGGGGTCAGAGATGAAGTCGAAGAGGACACAGCACTGACGCAGCTTCTGCACGAATAACTTCTCCTGCTCGGCCGGAGGAACATCTACACACACGTTAAGAGTGTGTTAAGAGTGTTTCATCCAGTCAAAGCTCTTTCGGTGTAACTGTATGAATGCTGCTTCTGTCAGATCTGgtctgattgtgatcaagtaaaaaTCATATTTGAACTAAAACTGATTTGTTTTCCTTTCACATCATCACTGTATCAGACTATAAACGAGTCAAATATAACACTCCACAAACGCATAGTTTTGAGATCTtgtaatattttgtgtaaaagcAATGTCAGGCTTCACAGGGTTAAAGCGACGCTGCAGCTGCAGGGTTTTTCCTGGACTGACGTCAGAGGAACAGTATATTTTGGGCTTCTCGAAACGTTTCGATCACATGGTTTCCTTTAAAGCTGCACATGAGCGCTGTGTTACTTCAGCACAGACACTGACGGAGGAGTAGGTGTCTCTCTTCGCTGTCGTCTGTGATGCATCAATGCCTCTTCTTCAGCTGTATTATCATCAGAGTCTTCAGCTGCGATCAGGACTTGAGCGCGTTTTCTTCACTAAAGGTCACGCCTGTGAGAAACCGGCCTCACGCTTCCCTTTCTGCACATGGGAGTGGTGATTGTGGTTAACATGTGAGAACAGCAGTGCAATGACATTTGAAGCGCAGACGTCAGCGTCAACAACTAATGCATGAGCAGAACTGATCTCGATCTGCAGTGCAATACAGAGAGCATTCACACACCAGCACTTCACATACTGCATGCAAATATTCTGTGTGCATTCATTAATgcatcccataatgcaatgcaatctTGTTTTTCCAGAGGCATGTTTATCTGAGATAATTATAGGATTCCACTTATTGCATTAAATGTGAATGCATCATGTGAGTCTAAAGATGCTTTTAAAGTTAATTCAGATAACACTAGACTGTGTGCAGAATATAATATATGCGCCAATATGCattgataaatgtttttagatGTCTATTATCACACTACATGCAAGTGGCATCCACTTATCTAATAAATTAAgaggttattttatttattcatgctttttttatgaaaacttttTGCAATCTGATTGAACGAGTAAAAATAAGGGCTGAAAATACACTATTGTATAATTCGGAATAATTTAGATTTCTGAAGTTTAATGCAAGTCAAGGGAAATCATAGGGATATTTAATAACGTTTACAGTATGCATGCAGGAATAGTTCAAGGAGTATGTTAGTTAAGATTAGCAAACTGAAACAAAACgcatattaaaaaaacaaatcatttacGCATGAAGAATCATCTGAACGTGAAGCGAAGGAAACTCAAAGCCATCAGGATGCAGTTTCTCTGCGGCTTGAGCTCACATGCATTTACATGCACTCTTCCTGAAGCCGTGACCTCACTTCCCTTGACTGTTTGGGGGGATGGGAGGCTAGTTAAACAGACCCCCCCTTCTCAACCAGTGCACTGTAAACAGAGTTTTCCCCTTCCACGCTGCGCTTCAGATGCATGTAAGATGCATGGGTTATTACAGCCAAAAATGTTGCATAAATGTGTACAGATGCAGTCTAGGAGTCAGCTCGCTGTTAATGTAAACAAAGACGTCTCCAGCGTCTCCCAAACGGAGCAAATTCTTCTGCTTTCATAACGGTGGCCACTAATCATGGCATAGCAGCCTCCCTCGTCTCTCCCTGCCCACACAGACACAATAAGAC
Proteins encoded in this region:
- the ppp2r5cb gene encoding protein phosphatase 2, regulatory subunit B', gamma b isoform X1, translated to MPNKTKKDKDSPKSAKVSKTGGQENSEHEGSNKKGSNSVPPVTQLLKGKASGSQAPLKKEKRPSSSRFSLSNNRELQKLPALKDVPPAEQEKLFVQKLRQCCVLFDFISDPLSDLKWKEVKRAALSEMVEYITHNRNVITEPIYPEVVHMFAVNMFRTLPPSSNPTGAEFDPEEDEPTLEAAWPHLQLVYEFFLRFLESPDFQPNIAKKYIDQKFVMQLLDLFDSEDPRERDFLKTTLHRIYGKFLGLRAYIRKQINNIFYSFIYETEHHNGIAELLEILGSIINGFALPLKEEHKIFLLKVLLPLHKVKSLSVYHPQLAYCVVQFLEKDSTLTEPVVMALLKYWPKTHSPKEVMFLNELEEILDVIEPSEFVKVMEPLFRQLAKCVSSPHFQVAERALYYWNNEYIMSLISDNAARILPIMFPSLYRNSKTHWNKTIHGLIYNALKLFMEMNQKLFDDCTQQFRAEKNKEKAKWKEREEAWIKIENLAKSNPQFVMHIDSSSLSSPMDMETDQIIEDVRMLKKTVEEEATQIHRDQRRERPLMRRKSELPQDTSTMNALETHRCAEDMIGAQDGH
- the ppp2r5cb gene encoding protein phosphatase 2, regulatory subunit B', gamma b isoform X2, translated to MLTCSREEARMVLDAPSANGPFQPVALMHFRDVPPAEQEKLFVQKLRQCCVLFDFISDPLSDLKWKEVKRAALSEMVEYITHNRNVITEPIYPEVVHMFAVNMFRTLPPSSNPTGAEFDPEEDEPTLEAAWPHLQLVYEFFLRFLESPDFQPNIAKKYIDQKFVMQLLDLFDSEDPRERDFLKTTLHRIYGKFLGLRAYIRKQINNIFYSFIYETEHHNGIAELLEILGSIINGFALPLKEEHKIFLLKVLLPLHKVKSLSVYHPQLAYCVVQFLEKDSTLTEPVVMALLKYWPKTHSPKEVMFLNELEEILDVIEPSEFVKVMEPLFRQLAKCVSSPHFQVAERALYYWNNEYIMSLISDNAARILPIMFPSLYRNSKTHWNKTIHGLIYNALKLFMEMNQKLFDDCTQQFRAEKNKEKAKWKEREEAWIKIENLAKSNPQFVMHIDSSSLSSPMDMETDQIIEDVRMLKKTVEEEATQIHRDQRRERPLMRRKSELPQDTSTMNALETHRCAEDMIGAQDGH